Proteins encoded together in one Miscanthus floridulus cultivar M001 chromosome 16, ASM1932011v1, whole genome shotgun sequence window:
- the LOC136511193 gene encoding LOW QUALITY PROTEIN: uncharacterized protein (The sequence of the model RefSeq protein was modified relative to this genomic sequence to represent the inferred CDS: inserted 1 base in 1 codon) has protein sequence MQTPVDDFGIFTEAVEFSKTSVTYCSLGQSVEPRGKVDNFFVARMCHKFFXDQYPRQSKKHYFYPKVGGCLYTYNCNYDINAVKNCFLGANSTHKLHLSDKLCFPIILHKYWFVFIIDLKNILFFYSYFSADHNFQVQARTKLIDAFKECWYQYAWGNVDVDAFYVFYPLVPKQYNVVDCGVFALKFMELWDRNVDLRDMFNHYDIPNIRVKLGVDLFFSKGNCIDKSLVTNLYKEVVDPRVCN, from the exons atgcaaactcctgttgacgactttggtatttttactgag GCAGTTGAGTTTTCCAAGACTAGTGTTACCTATTGTTCTCTAGGTCAATCTGTGGAGCCTAGGGGGAAAGTAGACAATTTTTTTGTCGCTAGGATGTGTCATAAATTTT AGGATCAATACCCAAGACAGTCGAAGAAACATTACTTTTATCCAAAAGTTGGT GGCTGTCTTTATACCTACAACTGCAATTACGACATCAACGCAGTTAAGAATTGTTTTCTCGGAGCCAATTCTACTCACAAGCTTCATTTGTCTGACAAG CTATGCTTTCCTATCATCCTACATAAGTATTGgtttgtcttcatcattgatttgaAGAACATACTGTTTTTTTATTCTTACTTTTCTGCTGATCACAACTTCCAAGTGCAAGCAAGGACCAAGCTT attgatgcattcaaggaatgttggtaccaatatgcttggGGCAATGTAGATGTTGACGCATTCTACGTGTTTTATCCTCTAGTGCCAAAACAGTATAATGT TGTTGACTGTGGTGTATTCGCCTTGAAATTCATGGAGCTATGGGACAGGAACGTCGATCTCAGGGATATGTTCAATCATTATGATATTCCCAATATACGTGTGAAGCTTGGAGTCGACTTATTCTTCAGCAAAGGAAATTGCATCGACAAATCTCTTGTGACGAACTTGTATAAGGAG GTCGTCGATCCTCGTGTCTGCAACTAG